GTTCATCCGGAAGGAAGCGATCCTCAAGTACTTCAGCCCTGATGCAAAGAAGAGCGTTGCCTATGGGCTCGCATCGGTCTCGGGAACAGTGCTCGCCGTCTGCTCCTGCACGATCCTCCCGATGTTCGCCGGGCTCTTCAAGCGGGGCAGCGGCATCGGGCCGGCCACGACCTTCCTCTACGCCGGACCGGCGATCAACATCCTTGCGATCGTCTATACGGCAAAGGTGCTCGGCTTCGACCTCGGGCTCGCCAGGGCGCTGTTTGCGATCGTCCTGGCCATCGTGATCGGTCTGGTCATGGCGACGCTCTTCCGCTCCCACGACGCCGAGACAAAACAGAAGATGGCGGCGATGCCGCAGACTCCTGCCGGGAGCGACGAGGAGCGGCCGCGCTGGGTCTTCCCGCTCTTCTTCGCTCTCCTGGTCGGCATCCTGATCGCCGGCACCGCCCAGGCCGACTGGATGATCAAGTTCCCGGTCATCTACGCCCTCACCCTGGGGATCACCGTCCTGCTCATCTACTTCTTCGAGCGGGACGAGGTGACCGAGTGGGGATGGGAGACCTGGGACCTCACGAAGAAGATCTTCCCGATCCTCGTGGTCGGCACCTTCCTGCTCGGCATGCTCGCCTTCTTCCTCCCGCCCGAGACCTTCGGCCCCTTCTTCGGGACGAACTCTCTCCAGTCGGCCCTGCTCGCCTCGGTCGTCGGGACGGTCCTCTACATGCCCACCCTGCTGGAGGTGCCGGTGATCGGGACGACCTTCGGCTACACCTCGGGCGTGATGGCCGGTGGTCCGGCGCTCGCCCTCCTCCTCTCCGGGCCGAGCGTCAGCCTCCCCTCCCTGCTGGTGATATCGCGGGTGATGGGCCCGAAGAAGACCGCCGTATATGCGGTGCTCGTGATCCTCTTCTCGGCCCTCGCCGGCTCTGTCTACGGCATGATTATCGGGTGATCAGATCATGACAGAAAAGAACAGACCATGCTGCGCCGCCGAAGCGATGCGGCGTATCAGGCAGATCGAGGTCGGCGGGATCGTCGTCGGCCTCGCCATGCTCGACGACACCATCGACGGGGTGCGGGAGATGGACCTCCACAGCGCCGATTCGATCGCCGACGAACTCCTGAAACAGATAAAAATCTACAATTACGTCCCTGGTGCGGCCGAAGCGGCCTACCGCGCGGCCCTGCTCAGGGAATATGAAATGAGGTGACTATCATGAAGATTGAAGTGCTTGGAACAGGCTGCATGAAATGCAGGCGCCTGGCAAAGAACGTCGAGAAGGCAGTTGCTGAACTCGGGATCCCGGCCGAGATCGAGAAGGTGGAGGATATCACCGCCATCATGGACAGGGGCGTGATGCTGACGCCGGCGCTGATCGTCGACGGCGAGTTGAAGGTCTCGGGCCGCGTGGCCGACGTGAAGGAGATCAGGGAGATCCTGCAGGGGTGATGGGAATGGCGGATACCTGCACCTGCACCTGCAGCCAGATCGAGACCAGGCGGATCATCTTCGCCTGCTCTGGCGCCTCAAACGTCGGCGAACTCTCGAATGCTGCGGCGGTCGCCCTCACGGCGGAGGGCTTCGGGAGCAAGGCCTGCACCGCCTCCCTGGCCATCATAACCCCTTCCGTGATGAAGAAGGTCGGGGACGCCGACGAGATCGTCGTCATCGATGGATGCCCGGTCGAA
This genomic interval from Methanofollis fontis contains the following:
- a CDS encoding thioredoxin family protein — protein: MKIEVLGTGCMKCRRLAKNVEKAVAELGIPAEIEKVEDITAIMDRGVMLTPALIVDGELKVSGRVADVKEIREILQG
- a CDS encoding putative zinc-binding protein translates to MADTCTCTCSQIETRRIIFACSGASNVGELSNAAAVALTAEGFGSKACTASLAIITPSVMKKVGDADEIVVIDGCPVECTGKIAAEAGIEPDQHIVITDLGIEKIGDMTVDEDDLETVVSAAWEGQGRKMPAPERKKPGTGGCGCGCGGGC
- a CDS encoding permease, which encodes MIEMLIGSLLLGWDTLLDYLAEHVLTCLIPAFFIAGAIAAFIRKEAILKYFSPDAKKSVAYGLASVSGTVLAVCSCTILPMFAGLFKRGSGIGPATTFLYAGPAINILAIVYTAKVLGFDLGLARALFAIVLAIVIGLVMATLFRSHDAETKQKMAAMPQTPAGSDEERPRWVFPLFFALLVGILIAGTAQADWMIKFPVIYALTLGITVLLIYFFERDEVTEWGWETWDLTKKIFPILVVGTFLLGMLAFFLPPETFGPFFGTNSLQSALLASVVGTVLYMPTLLEVPVIGTTFGYTSGVMAGGPALALLLSGPSVSLPSLLVISRVMGPKKTAVYAVLVILFSALAGSVYGMIIG